One Betta splendens chromosome 16, fBetSpl5.4, whole genome shotgun sequence genomic window carries:
- the zufsp gene encoding zinc finger-containing ubiquitin peptidase 1 — translation MLTCEICGKDVLLKEDMKTHLLLSHLENDMYCPLCSLSTVSYDELCLHISCVHPDEQYSTQTHSTSIASVTETEHPQTSQLLVGNICNTFREATPGTASGVNTDSLQPKPNSTHERESLSSGESTCNLKLGQECVRAYNNEVQMHEQTKAKWMSSPKKGERRFECPVCFAVCSGSFTLQEHVELHLDQGTAAVRPVSDLELAIQLQQEEDQKRRQKEAQQEREEFKKLQRQYGLDNRGGYSKQMERSMERAVARGRMDPLEFHCKRAEMMESLASGTDDGRTRTRGVIRALCEYYQAECRDCIHVWLSCDTDHYGSSAGDQGWGCGYRNFQMLLSSLHRIDMYSPFLQAKTAPSIPHVQCMIEEAWRKGLDPQGASHFNSQLQGTRAWIGATEIFSLLTSLEIHARIIDFHQPTGPGDTHPRLFDWVKEYFSQSSNSGKLPPRLIQTSLPPLYLQHQGHSCSIIGLEQRKNGHLCLLVLDPGSSVSDTRKLLSKDISRAMSNIRRFPSSLKHKQYQVVAVQGLLSAEGKKISILKSRTLQAERIP, via the exons atgctcacctgtgaaATCTGTGGTAAGGATGTCCTGCTGAAGGAAGACATGAAGACACATCTTCTTCTCAGCCACTTGGAAAATGACATGTACTGCCCACTCTGTTCCCTGAGCACAGTGTCGTATGATGAACTTTGTCTCCATATTAGCTGTGTACATCCAGATGAGCAATACAGCACACAGACCCACTCCACATCCATTGCCAGTGTAACTGAGACAGAGCATCCCCAAACATCTCAGCTCTTGGTTGGGAACATCTGCAATACATTTAGAGAAGCAACACCCGGCACTGCCTCTGGTGTGAACACAGATTCATTACAGCCTAAACCGAATAGCACACATGAGAGAGAGTCTTTATCATCTGGGGAGTCCACATGCAATCTTAAACTTGGACAGGAGTGCGTCAGAGCCTACAACAACGAAGTTCAAATGCATGAGCAGACAAAGGCCAAGTGGATGTCATCACCAAAAAAAG GTGAGAGGAGGTTTGAGTGTCCTGTGTGCTTTGCTGTCTGTAGTGGGAGTTTTACCCTGCAAGAACATGTGGAGTTGCATTTAGACCAAGGAACAG CTGCAGTGAGACCTGTCTCAGACCTGGAATTGGCCATACAGcttcagcaggaggaggatcaaaagaggaggcagaaggaagcccagcaggagagagaggagttcAAGAAGCTGCAG AGACAGTATGGTCTGGACAATAGAGGAGGCTACAGCAAACAAATGGAGAGGAGCATGGAGAGAGCTGTGGCCAGGGGCCGCATGGACCCCCTAGAGTTTCACTGTAAGAGGGCTGAGATGATGGAGTCTCTGGCATCAGGCACTGATGATGGCAGAACCAGAACTCGGG GTGTGATCAGAGCCCTCTGTGAGTACTACCAGGCTGAATGCAGAGACTGCATCCACGTGTGGCTGAGCTGTGATACAGACCACTACGGCTCCTCTGCAGGGGATCAAGGCTGGGGCTGCGGTTACAGGAACTTCCAGATGCTCCTATCGTCGCTCCACAGAATAGACATGTATTCTCCCTTCCTACAAG CAAAGACGGCACCTAGTATCCCTCATGTGCAGTGTATGATTGAGGAGGCCTGGAGAAAGGGACTAGACCCACAAGGTGCATCTCACTTCAACTCGCAGCTGCAGGGAACACGAGCCTGGATTGGAGCCACTGAGAtcttctccctcctcacctctcTGGAAATCCA TGCTCGCATCATTGACTTCCACCAGCCAACAGGCCCAGGTGACACACACCCCCGGCTGTTTGACTGGGTTAAAGAGTATTTCTCTCAGTCAAGTAACAGTGGCAAACTACCCCCCAGACTCATCCAGACATCGCTGCCCCCGCTCTACCTGCAGCACCAAG GTCACAGTTGTTCCATCATTGGcttggagcagaggaagaatgGTCATCTGTGCCTCCTGGTTCTGGACCCTGGTTCCTCCGTGTCTGACACAAGGAAGCTGCTGAGCAAAGACATTTCCAGAGCGATGAGCAACATCAGGAGGTTCCCATCCAGTTTGAAGCACAAGCAGTACCAGGTGGTGGCAGTGCAGGGCTTGTTGTCAGCTGAAGGCAAAAAG atcAGCATCTTGAAGTCCAGGACACTGCAAGCAGAAAGGATCCCATGA